One Actinomyces marmotae DNA window includes the following coding sequences:
- a CDS encoding GDSL-type esterase/lipase family protein, protein MLHRSKRRNAALPLVSARPPRVLATAALALAMILTPLPAAAGEVHGGQPRQQAAAAVGQPTHDNPLLEPLKASAEVSIAMTGQDSRFDGTRALSLDDRAERLRGLRHGTVFIRFRSQGANAPGLLLGARKAGAALGSTPGKELDRVPDVASFFVKKDGGVVRYALPQVQAESPLGAGRDQWHMAAFSSTDAKAMRLTVDGREVFSTTNAAFDGLLSALTEINEVSVGGYREADGAVRHGFTGEISDVMVTSQAVSDEDAKTITLAGARSDGPGSARAELFDDSPDNTWAFTGGSDVAGGFSQTRGARNYVGQFEEYIRWDRAQSGNKLHARQRYTVNLARPGTVLSDVVADFDTRVAPLRPKATAYLISPDDYAAGEAGVPAFQGALRQFIDKAVAVRSGAFAVVQLPYRPKEKADLAERYAAAAKDVINEYAAKPAIHSRIIVVDHFSQTKADSAFASAGLRADSTLTAQGHLILGRQLADATIGLPTAFPGRGVTLDRKESPAPAAFRAEAPTASLRSGSLSVSIPQEVGGRWRVEARVILSDEDADLAPPKVGTTLSSATVDAGGTALLRGLPNAGRVEITTASTDGAQRLATLRGELASGSFSPAVVSPIDRLSGKLGQGRPLTWLFMGDSITHGALHTKGYDAVPQVAEKYVHEVLGRKDDVVVNTAVSGADTAETLAQIGPRLDNYPADVVSLMIGTNDSASAATPPETYRKNLRTIIERIRAKNPDAVIILRTPTPGSRSERVKPYVAIMKQLGAEDDGLIVVDQFTRWQESAERYPWLISDPADANKVDQILMGNNLHPGFNGQRYMARLFLSALGLWAPDNEQAALQYEPAISAAQAPAPGITTSAAASGTTATVDLQPFTRPQVGAIGDIAVTVSGKDEGWSVTRVVPAGQAEAVFESLPNASSYVATAVAYRTGSPVRVASGEASAQGQGDAPRPPQRPQPEATDHWVLQPDGTWGFQRADGSWATGWLNDRGTWYLLDGAGTMRTGWALDAGNWYYLGDNGAMVTGWQRDGDAWYYLGDSGAMVTGWLKHGPHWYYLGDSGAMVTGWLKHGPDWYYLGDDGVMVTGWRKLGPDWHRFSESGRWIG, encoded by the coding sequence ATGCTGCACAGATCGAAGCGGCGCAATGCCGCCCTCCCGCTCGTGTCCGCCAGGCCCCCCAGGGTCCTCGCCACTGCCGCCCTGGCGCTGGCAATGATCCTCACCCCCTTGCCCGCGGCCGCCGGGGAGGTCCACGGTGGCCAACCGCGACAGCAGGCCGCGGCGGCCGTCGGCCAGCCGACCCACGACAACCCGCTCCTTGAGCCGCTCAAAGCGAGTGCCGAGGTCTCCATCGCCATGACCGGCCAGGACTCCCGCTTCGACGGCACCAGGGCCCTCAGCCTCGATGATCGCGCCGAGCGGTTGCGAGGACTGCGCCATGGCACCGTCTTCATCCGCTTCCGCAGCCAGGGGGCCAATGCGCCCGGGCTCCTCCTGGGCGCCAGGAAGGCCGGGGCCGCCCTGGGATCCACGCCCGGCAAGGAGCTCGATCGGGTGCCGGACGTCGCGTCGTTCTTCGTCAAGAAGGACGGAGGCGTCGTGCGCTACGCCCTCCCGCAGGTCCAGGCCGAGTCACCCCTCGGGGCGGGGCGCGATCAGTGGCACATGGCGGCCTTCAGCTCGACCGACGCCAAGGCGATGCGCCTGACGGTTGACGGCCGCGAGGTGTTCAGCACCACGAACGCCGCCTTCGACGGCCTGCTCAGCGCCCTCACCGAGATCAATGAGGTGAGTGTCGGCGGCTACCGGGAGGCCGACGGGGCGGTGCGCCATGGCTTCACCGGCGAGATCTCCGATGTCATGGTGACCTCGCAGGCGGTGTCCGATGAGGACGCCAAGACCATCACGCTCGCCGGCGCCCGCTCGGACGGCCCCGGCTCGGCGCGCGCCGAGCTCTTCGACGACTCCCCGGACAACACCTGGGCGTTCACCGGGGGATCCGACGTCGCCGGCGGCTTCTCGCAGACGCGAGGGGCCCGTAACTACGTCGGCCAGTTCGAGGAGTACATCCGTTGGGACCGGGCCCAGAGCGGGAACAAGCTCCACGCGAGGCAGCGCTACACCGTCAACCTGGCCCGCCCCGGCACGGTCCTGTCCGACGTCGTGGCGGACTTCGACACCCGGGTCGCGCCCTTGAGACCGAAGGCCACCGCCTACCTCATCAGCCCTGACGACTACGCCGCCGGTGAGGCCGGGGTGCCCGCCTTCCAGGGCGCTCTCCGGCAGTTCATCGACAAGGCGGTCGCCGTGCGATCCGGCGCCTTCGCCGTCGTCCAACTCCCCTACCGGCCTAAGGAGAAGGCTGACCTCGCTGAGCGCTACGCGGCGGCCGCGAAGGACGTCATCAACGAGTACGCGGCCAAGCCCGCGATCCACAGCAGGATCATCGTCGTGGACCACTTCTCCCAGACCAAGGCCGACAGCGCCTTCGCCTCCGCGGGGCTGAGGGCCGACTCCACGCTCACGGCCCAGGGCCACCTCATCCTGGGCCGCCAGCTCGCCGATGCGACGATCGGCCTGCCCACCGCCTTCCCCGGGAGGGGCGTGACCCTCGACCGCAAGGAGAGCCCCGCGCCCGCGGCCTTCAGGGCCGAGGCGCCGACCGCCTCCCTCCGCTCCGGCTCTCTGTCGGTCTCGATCCCCCAGGAGGTCGGTGGGCGCTGGCGCGTCGAGGCCCGGGTGATCCTGTCCGATGAGGATGCCGACCTCGCCCCGCCGAAGGTCGGCACGACGCTCTCCTCCGCCACGGTGGACGCCGGGGGCACCGCATTGCTTCGCGGCCTGCCGAACGCCGGGCGCGTGGAGATCACCACCGCCTCGACCGACGGCGCCCAGCGGCTGGCGACGCTTCGCGGCGAGCTCGCATCGGGCTCCTTCAGCCCCGCCGTCGTCTCGCCGATCGACAGGCTCTCGGGCAAGCTGGGGCAGGGGCGCCCCCTGACCTGGCTGTTCATGGGGGACTCCATCACCCACGGGGCGCTGCACACCAAGGGCTACGACGCCGTCCCCCAGGTCGCGGAGAAGTACGTCCATGAGGTCCTGGGCCGCAAGGATGACGTGGTGGTCAACACCGCCGTGTCCGGGGCCGACACTGCTGAGACTCTGGCGCAGATCGGGCCGCGCCTGGACAACTACCCGGCCGACGTCGTCTCCCTGATGATCGGCACGAATGACTCCGCCAGTGCGGCCACGCCTCCTGAGACCTACCGGAAGAACCTCCGGACCATCATCGAGCGCATCCGGGCGAAGAACCCCGACGCGGTCATCATCCTGCGCACCCCGACGCCGGGCAGCAGGAGTGAGCGGGTCAAGCCCTATGTCGCCATCATGAAGCAGCTCGGCGCCGAGGACGACGGGCTCATCGTCGTCGATCAGTTCACCCGATGGCAGGAATCCGCGGAGCGCTACCCCTGGCTCATCAGCGACCCCGCGGACGCCAACAAGGTCGACCAGATCCTCATGGGCAACAACCTGCACCCCGGGTTCAACGGCCAGCGCTACATGGCCAGGCTCTTCCTGAGTGCCCTCGGCCTGTGGGCCCCCGACAATGAGCAGGCCGCGCTCCAGTACGAGCCGGCTATCTCGGCGGCCCAGGCGCCCGCGCCGGGGATCACGACCAGCGCGGCCGCCTCGGGGACCACGGCTACCGTTGACCTCCAGCCGTTCACGCGGCCGCAGGTCGGCGCGATTGGCGACATCGCTGTCACGGTCTCCGGGAAGGACGAGGGATGGTCGGTCACCCGCGTGGTCCCGGCGGGGCAGGCGGAGGCCGTCTTCGAGAGCCTCCCCAACGCCTCCTCCTACGTCGCCACGGCCGTCGCGTACCGGACCGGCTCCCCGGTCCGAGTGGCCTCGGGCGAGGCCAGTGCCCAAGGGCAGGGTGATGCGCCACGACCGCCGCAGCGCCCCCAGCCGGAGGCCACGGATCACTGGGTCCTCCAACCCGACGGGACGTGGGGGTTCCAGCGCGCGGACGGCTCCTGGGCCACCGGATGGCTCAATGATCGCGGCACCTGGTACCTCTTGGACGGCGCTGGCACGATGCGCACGGGCTGGGCGCTCGACGCGGGCAACTGGTACTACCTGGGTGACAACGGTGCGATGGTCACCGGCTGGCAGCGTGACGGTGATGCCTGGTACTACCTGGGTGACAGCGGCGCGATGGTCACTGGTTGGCTCAAGCACGGGCCCCACTGGTATTACCTGGGTGACAGCGGCGCGATGGTCACCGGCTGGCTCAAGCACGGGCCCGACTGGTACTACCTGGGCGATGACGGTGTGATGGTCACCGGCTGGCGCAAGCTGGGGCCCGACTGGCACCGATTCTCCGAGTCCGGGAGGTGGATCGGCTGA
- a CDS encoding TPM domain-containing protein, with protein MLSTARPSRRPCHAPRLAIPILLALGAGALVAPTATAQAPASTAISGPAAMTAGALTSGSPARGAAARVVDGANILDDAAAASAVEKAAKDGITLSILTATDETSKAEALAKKEWRAKGMGASNALLVINMPASGSNSYYLATGSDIPASKRSELGSEIGSYMRSRDFDGAVAALPGLLAKAKGGSGTEGSSGGSATGLVLLAGGGAAAAGAAAYAVSRRRRLGASSPQEDNVFWNRKKRAPEPVGPVPLDQLIAQAGAALVTADDAMRAADEELSYAQAQFGLSATDSFTEALGQAKAHLSRCFELRKILDDDIPETEAQQRQMYGEILDRCQQAMGAIRAQNQLFEERRGIESALPTSMSETAQRADETEQAITMAKTLLVTLHATYPASALTSVSEAPARAERLLAAGRTALEQARASADAGQQSTAVEQVRIAQGSIAQAGTLAAQVTSANARLSTASADLAAAIASLSSDLVDAKRLADQVPSATLSPLVADAEAAIAEGRAASGRASTDPSAPATGDQVVGDPLAALDHLSRAETAIDAALAPARAKEENDSRARSQLGSRLSRLNSQVQSVTTYITTHRGAVGSSARTALSEAARHASAATIAQSTDPQAALAEVAAGEPLVAQAQALAEADVRDAGNAWGAGSSHSGGYGRRGGGLDLGSLVLGGILMGGLFDDDRPHHIGGWGGGDFGGFGGDFGDFGGSGGDF; from the coding sequence ATGCTATCGACAGCCCGCCCCTCGCGCCGCCCTTGTCACGCTCCGCGCCTGGCCATCCCGATCCTCCTCGCCCTGGGCGCGGGGGCCCTCGTCGCGCCCACCGCCACCGCCCAGGCGCCGGCATCCACCGCCATCAGCGGTCCCGCCGCGATGACGGCCGGGGCGCTGACATCGGGCTCCCCGGCCAGGGGGGCAGCCGCCCGCGTCGTCGACGGCGCGAACATCCTGGACGACGCCGCGGCCGCCTCCGCCGTCGAGAAGGCCGCGAAGGACGGCATCACCCTGTCGATCCTCACGGCCACCGATGAGACGAGCAAGGCCGAGGCCCTGGCCAAGAAGGAGTGGCGCGCCAAGGGCATGGGGGCCTCCAACGCCCTGCTCGTCATCAACATGCCGGCTTCGGGCTCGAACTCCTACTACCTGGCCACGGGCAGCGACATCCCGGCCTCCAAGCGCAGCGAGCTGGGCAGCGAGATCGGCTCCTACATGCGCTCCCGCGACTTCGACGGCGCCGTCGCCGCCCTTCCGGGGCTCCTGGCCAAGGCCAAGGGCGGGAGCGGGACCGAGGGCTCATCGGGCGGGTCGGCCACGGGCCTGGTGCTGCTGGCGGGCGGGGGCGCGGCCGCCGCGGGGGCGGCCGCCTACGCCGTCTCGCGCCGCCGCAGGTTGGGAGCCTCATCCCCCCAGGAGGACAACGTGTTCTGGAATCGCAAGAAGAGGGCGCCTGAGCCGGTCGGTCCGGTGCCCCTGGACCAGCTCATCGCCCAGGCGGGCGCCGCCCTGGTGACCGCTGATGACGCGATGCGCGCCGCTGACGAGGAACTGTCCTACGCCCAGGCGCAGTTCGGCCTGTCCGCGACCGACTCCTTCACCGAGGCGCTGGGCCAGGCCAAGGCCCACCTGAGCCGCTGCTTCGAGCTACGCAAGATCCTCGACGACGACATCCCCGAGACCGAGGCCCAGCAGCGCCAGATGTACGGGGAGATCCTCGACCGCTGCCAGCAGGCCATGGGCGCGATCCGGGCGCAGAACCAACTCTTCGAGGAGCGGCGCGGCATCGAGTCCGCCCTGCCGACCTCCATGTCCGAGACCGCCCAGCGCGCTGACGAGACCGAGCAGGCCATCACCATGGCCAAGACGCTCCTGGTGACGCTGCACGCCACCTACCCCGCCTCAGCGCTCACCTCGGTCTCCGAGGCGCCCGCGCGCGCCGAGAGGCTGCTGGCCGCGGGCCGCACCGCCCTGGAGCAGGCCAGGGCCAGCGCCGACGCCGGGCAGCAGTCCACCGCCGTCGAGCAGGTGCGCATCGCCCAGGGCTCGATTGCCCAGGCCGGCACCCTCGCGGCCCAGGTGACCAGCGCCAATGCTCGCTTGAGCACGGCCTCGGCCGACCTCGCGGCGGCGATCGCCTCCCTGTCCTCCGATCTCGTGGACGCCAAGCGCCTGGCCGACCAGGTGCCCAGTGCCACCCTCTCCCCGCTCGTGGCCGACGCCGAGGCCGCGATCGCCGAGGGCCGCGCTGCCTCCGGGAGGGCCAGCACCGACCCGTCCGCCCCGGCCACCGGCGATCAGGTGGTCGGCGACCCCCTGGCTGCACTGGACCACCTCAGCCGCGCTGAGACCGCGATCGACGCCGCGCTCGCCCCGGCGCGGGCGAAGGAAGAGAACGACTCGCGGGCCCGCAGCCAGTTGGGCTCGCGCCTGTCGCGCCTCAACTCGCAGGTGCAGTCCGTGACCACCTACATCACCACCCACCGCGGCGCCGTCGGTTCTTCGGCCCGCACCGCCCTGTCCGAGGCGGCCCGCCACGCCTCGGCGGCCACCATCGCTCAGTCCACGGACCCGCAGGCGGCCCTGGCCGAGGTAGCCGCCGGAGAGCCGCTGGTGGCGCAGGCGCAGGCTCTGGCGGAGGCCGATGTGCGCGACGCCGGCAACGCCTGGGGCGCCGGCTCCAGCCACTCCGGGGGATATGGCCGCCGCGGCGGCGGCCTGGACCTCGGCTCGCTCGTGCTCGGAGGGATCCTCATGGGCGGCCTGTTCGACGACGACCGCCCCCACCACATCGGAGGTTGGGGCGGCGGCGACTTCGGAGGCTTCGGCGGGGACTTCGGAGACTTCGGCGGCTCCGGCGGGGACTTCTGA
- a CDS encoding PspA/IM30 family protein produces the protein MAEKQSILGRIAQLTRANINALLDRAEDPEKMLNQLVRDYTNSIAEAKQAVAQTIGNLRLTEKDYEADVAQAKDWGAKALAASRKADEMRAAGDAASADKWDSLAKVAITKQITAEREAKEAEPMIASQRQVVEQLKTGLNQMEVKLGELKSRRDQLIARRRTAEAQVKVQGAISSINVMDPTSELSRYEEQVRRVEAQAAGQMELASSSLESQFAELEASDTQIEAEARLAALKSGGKAALPSASAAPAQITDGDDAVNAAFEALKAQSRPVAQGATDEDASSY, from the coding sequence ATGGCTGAGAAGCAGTCGATCCTGGGCCGCATCGCCCAACTGACCCGCGCGAACATCAACGCCCTCCTCGACCGCGCCGAGGACCCGGAGAAGATGCTCAATCAGCTCGTGCGCGACTACACGAACTCCATCGCCGAGGCCAAGCAGGCGGTCGCCCAGACGATCGGCAATCTGCGCCTGACCGAAAAGGACTACGAGGCCGACGTCGCCCAGGCCAAGGACTGGGGGGCCAAGGCCCTGGCCGCCTCCCGCAAGGCCGACGAGATGCGCGCCGCCGGTGACGCCGCGAGCGCCGACAAGTGGGACTCCCTGGCCAAGGTGGCCATCACCAAGCAGATCACGGCGGAGAGGGAGGCCAAGGAGGCCGAGCCGATGATCGCCTCCCAGCGCCAGGTGGTCGAGCAGCTCAAGACGGGGCTGAACCAGATGGAGGTCAAGCTCGGCGAGCTCAAGTCCCGCCGCGACCAGCTCATCGCCCGCCGGAGGACCGCCGAGGCGCAGGTCAAGGTCCAGGGGGCGATCAGCTCGATCAACGTCATGGACCCCACGTCCGAGCTCTCCCGCTACGAGGAGCAGGTGCGCCGCGTCGAGGCGCAGGCCGCCGGGCAGATGGAGCTGGCGAGCTCCTCCCTGGAGTCCCAGTTCGCCGAGCTGGAGGCCTCAGACACCCAGATCGAGGCCGAGGCCCGCCTGGCAGCCCTCAAGTCCGGCGGCAAGGCGGCGCTGCCCTCCGCGTCCGCCGCCCCCGCCCAGATCACCGATGGGGACGACGCCGTCAACGCCGCCTTCGAGGCCCTCAAAGCCCAGAGCAGGCCCGTCGCCCAGGGCGCCACCGACGAGGACGCCTCCTCGTACTGA
- a CDS encoding nuclease, with the protein MSSPTYLLIDGENIDATLGMSVLGRRPEPDERPRWDRVLSFCDSLSDATSSDGQGEDAHGLFFLNATSGHMPMGFIQALMAMDYRPIPLSGSGAADEKVVDTGIQRTLDALAERLAAQRAEDASARLQVLLGSHDGDYIPQVERLLDGGAQVGILCFREFLNSHLAALETRGLRIHDLEYDVDAFTSVLPRIRIIPLQEFDPLQFI; encoded by the coding sequence ATGAGCAGCCCCACCTACCTCCTCATCGATGGCGAGAACATCGACGCCACCCTCGGCATGAGCGTTCTCGGGCGCCGCCCCGAGCCCGATGAGCGCCCTAGGTGGGACCGCGTCCTGTCCTTCTGCGACTCCTTGTCGGACGCGACGTCGTCGGACGGCCAGGGCGAGGACGCCCACGGCCTGTTCTTCCTCAACGCCACAAGCGGTCACATGCCGATGGGCTTCATCCAGGCGCTCATGGCGATGGACTACCGCCCGATCCCTCTGTCGGGCTCCGGCGCCGCCGATGAGAAGGTGGTGGACACCGGTATCCAGCGGACCCTCGACGCCTTGGCCGAGCGCCTTGCCGCTCAGCGCGCCGAGGATGCCTCCGCCCGTCTCCAGGTGCTCCTGGGAAGTCACGACGGCGACTACATCCCCCAGGTCGAGCGGCTCCTCGACGGCGGCGCCCAGGTCGGCATCCTGTGCTTCCGCGAGTTCCTCAACTCCCATCTGGCAGCCCTGGAGACCAGGGGCCTGAGGATCCACGACCTGGAGTACGACGTCGACGCCTTCACCTCCGTGCTGCCGCGCATCCGGATCATCCCGCTGCAGGAGTTCGACCCGCTGCAGTTCATCTGA
- a CDS encoding response regulator transcription factor, producing MDLDTRTGTPQASTEAKLLVVDDEPNIRDLLASSLRFAGFEVVTATDGNQALRAIESNDPDLIVLDVMLPDMDGFTVARRVREREIATPILFLTARDDMDDKVQGLTVGGDDYVTKPFGLEEVVARIRAILRRTNAVNETDDGTLRVADLILDEDAHEVHRAGVEVELSPTEFKLLRYLMINAGRVVSKTQILDHVWEYDWSGDAAIVESYISYLRRKVDQIEAIDGTTVTPLIQTRRGVGYMLREPKGE from the coding sequence ATGGATCTCGACACGCGCACCGGCACGCCTCAGGCATCCACCGAGGCCAAGCTCCTCGTTGTCGACGACGAGCCGAACATCCGCGACCTGCTCGCCTCCTCCCTGCGCTTCGCGGGGTTCGAGGTCGTCACCGCCACCGATGGGAATCAGGCGCTGCGCGCCATCGAGTCCAACGATCCCGACCTCATCGTCCTGGACGTCATGCTCCCGGACATGGATGGCTTCACGGTGGCCAGACGGGTGCGGGAGCGGGAGATCGCCACGCCGATCCTGTTCCTCACCGCCCGCGACGACATGGATGACAAGGTCCAGGGCCTGACGGTGGGCGGGGATGACTACGTCACCAAGCCCTTCGGCCTGGAGGAGGTCGTGGCCCGCATCCGCGCCATCCTGCGGCGCACGAACGCCGTCAACGAGACCGATGACGGCACGCTGCGCGTGGCCGACCTCATCCTCGACGAGGACGCGCACGAGGTCCACCGCGCCGGCGTCGAGGTCGAACTGTCCCCCACCGAGTTCAAGTTGCTGCGCTACCTCATGATCAACGCGGGGCGCGTGGTCTCCAAGACCCAGATCCTCGATCACGTCTGGGAGTACGACTGGAGCGGGGACGCCGCGATCGTGGAGTCCTACATCTCCTACTTGCGCCGGAAGGTGGACCAGATCGAGGCGATCGACGGCACCACCGTGACGCCCCTCATCCAGACCCGTCGCGGCGTGGGCTACATGCTGCGCGAGCCCAAGGGTGAGTAA